The Fimbriiglobus ruber genomic sequence CGTGTCTGGCTCGCACGGTCCAGGTCTGTTTCCCCACCGCCGAGGACGCCGAAAAGATCGGGATCGAGGTGGTACCCGTGGGCCGGGGGGGCGTCGTCGAGGCGATCCCGGCCGCCGGCGTAATCGATTTCGACGTGGCCCGTACCACGCGCTTACCGGCTCGTGCGCGGGGCACCGTCCGGGCCGTGTTCAAGGGGCTGGGTGACCGCGTTCGCCCCGGCGACGTTCTCGCCCTGGTCGACGCGGCGGACGTCGGCAAGGCGAAGGCCGAACTCCTCCAGGCGCTCGTCCAACTCCGGCTCCGCTCACGAATGAAAAACAATCTCGCGGGAGTCGAAGGCGTCGTGTCCGGACAACGACAACGCGAAGCCGCCGCGGCGGTGACGGACGCCGAGGTCCGCGTGCGGACGGCGGAGCAGGCGCTGGTGAACCTGGGACTGCCGGCCCGCGCCGACGCACTGAAGGAGTTGGATACCGGGGAAGCCATGAAGCGGCTGCGGTTCCTCGGCCTGCCGGACGGGATCACGACGGCCGTCGAATCGACCGGGTCCGCCAACCTGCTCCCGGTCGTGGCCACGACGTCGGGCACGATCCTCGCCGCCTCCGCGGTCGCCGGCGAAATCACCGACCCGACCCGCCCGCTCTTCACCGTCACGGACACCGGCGTCGCCGACGTGACGCTCTTCCTGTCCCCGGCCGACGTCCCACTCGTGCGGCTGGGAATGCCGGTTCACTTCACGCCGGACGGATTGACCGACACCTTCGTTGGCACGCTGGCGTGGATCGGTACGGCCGCGGACGAGCGGTCGCGGAGGGTGCCGATCCGCGGCGAATTCGACAACGCCGACGGCCGTCTCCGAGATTCTGCGTTGGGCTGTGGGAAGGTCGTCCTGCGGACCGAGCCGTTCGCGGTCCTCGTCCCGGCCGACGCCGTGCGAACCGAAGGCGATTGTCAGTACGTCTTCGTTCGCGACCCGGGTGAGACGGTCGCTTACAGTGCGCGGCCCGTCCTCCTTGGTGCCGCGGACGGCCACGGGAGCGTCGAGGTCATCACCGGCGTGAGGCCGGGGGAGTTTGTCGTTACGAAAGGTTCGACCTTCCTGGGCGGCGAACTCCAGACGACTCTGGCGAACCAGTCAACGGGGGGTGGACGTTGAGTACGCATGTCCAACGAGACCGCAGCCAACCTTCCCGAATGGTCCCGACGGCGTCAGCACCGGCCCGGCCTTCCAACCTCTGGCTGCACCGCATCGGCCGGCTGCTCCGAATCGGAGTCTCGCTCGGCCTGACGGCCCTCTGCGTGGGCGGGGTTGTGTTCGTCGGACTCGCCACCGATTGGGGGGTGCCGCGGCTTTCCAAGCTAACCGGAGATGACGAACCGGCCGTCAAAGATTGGTGCGCGGAACACGGGGTGCCGGAAGTGTCATGCGTGGAATGCAAGCCGGACTTGCTGCCGCGCCCCGCGCCCCAGGGTTGGTGCGCCGCCCACGGCGTTTTCGAGTGCCCGATCGAACACCCCGAAGTCGCTCATACCGCTACCCCCACACCGTCTGATGGTGCCCGCGAGCGTGCCGAGCGTGCCCTGGCTTACGCCCCCCGGTCGGAAAACAACAGCGCGTGCAAGCTACACGAACGGCGAATCCAATTTCCCTCCCGGGAGGCGTTCGAGCGGCTCACGATCGGCCTCGCACCGGCTACCCTCGGTCCCGTGTCGGAAGGGGTCGTCGCGCCCGGCGAGGTGAGTTACGACCCGGTCCGTGTCGCGCGGGTCGGGCCGCGAGCCGCCGGGGTCGTCTGGCGGGCCGATCGTTGGACCGGCGACCGCGTTCGCAGGGGGGACGTCGTGGCCCTCGTCGACGCCGCCGACATCGGGCACGCCAAGGCCGAGTTCATCCAGGCGATCGTGGCCGAGGATCTCAAGACCAAGATGCGGGACTCGCTCGCGTCGTCGCCCGGGACCATACTCCGTAAGGACGTGGAGGCGGCCGAGGGGGCGGTCGCGGAAGCTCACGTCCGGCTCGCGCTGGCCGAGCAGGGTTTGCTCAATCTCGGCCTGGCAGTCCCGCCCGCTTACCGCGCGATTCCCGTGGGCGATCTCGCGGCGAAAATCCAATACCTCGGCATTCCCCAAAGTCTGGTCGGAGACGTGGCGGCTCACACCCGGTCGAGCAATTTACTGCCCGTGACGGCGCCGTTCGACGGTGTCATCATCTCGCGCTCGACGGGACCGGGCGAGACCGCGGACCCGAAAGGGGTTCTCTACACGATCGCGGACACGTCGACCGTCTGGCTGACCGCGAACACCCGGCCGGAAGACGCGGACCGGGTGAAAATGGGCCAGCCCGTCAGGTTTCGCCAACAGGGCCGCCCGGACATCTGGACCGGGACGGTGGCGTGGGTCAGTCCGGTGGTCGATCCGGCGACGCGGACCGTTCCCGTCAGGGTCAGTCTGCCGAACCCCGACGGCCAGCTCAAGGCCAAGACTTACGGCACGGCCGAGATCATCCAGCGCGACGAGCCTCACGCGCTCCTGGTGCCGTCTGCCGCGGTCCACAGCGAAGGCGACTGCCGCGTCGTCTTCGTTCGTGACCGAAACTTTGAGAGTTCTGAGTACAAGGTCTTTCACGTCCGGACCGTTCGCGTTGGAGCGAAAACCGAGACCCAGACCGAGATCGCCGCGGGCTTGCTTCCGGGAGAAGTCGTCGCAACCACCGGGAGCGGTGTACTCCGGGCGGAACTCCTCCGGGCGACCATTCACGCGGATGAAGAACTAACGACGAAAAGGTAGCCTTACGATTGGTCTTGATCGCGGGTCCGTGTCGGCCCCCGGTGTCCCCGGGCTCCCGCCCGGGTCTACGTTCGGTCGCCCCGGAGGGGCGGAAGACCACAAACGGTCCGTGCGGCGGGTCCGTCGCACGAGCGCCGGATTTCCGCCCCTCCGGGGCGGCCTAACGTAGACCCGGGCGGGAGCCCGGGGACACTGGGCAAACGACGACACCGACCACCGAAGACCGGCTGACGTTCGAGTCGGCCCGACGTGTGATTTCCCGAGCGTGTTTCGTCCGTTATTTCCGAGACCCCGCCGTGCTCAACCGAATCATTGATTTCTCGCTACGGTTCCGCTTTCTGATTTTGCTCGGGGCGGTGGCGTCGGCCGTGGTCGGTGCCGTCTCACTTCGGTTTCTGGACATCGATGCGTTTCCGGACACGACCCCGGTCCAGGTCCAGGTCAACACCACGGCTCCGGCGTTGGGGCCGGAAGAAGTCGAGCAGCAGATCACGTTTCCCATCGAACAGGCGCTCGGCGGCCTGGCCAAGTTGCAGGCCGTCCGGTCGGTCTCCAAGCCCGGACTTTCCCAGGTCGTCATTCTGTTTGAAGACGGGACGGATGTGTACTTCGCGCGACAAATCGTTAACGAGCGGCTGAACAGCGTGGCCTTACCCGCCGGGATCGACCGGCCGAAACTGGGGCCCGTCACGACCGGGTTGGGGGAGGTGTTTCACTACGTCGTGTCGCTGAAGGGCGTCGACGTGTCGGCGCTGCCGGAATCCCTCCAGGTGGAAAAGCTGACCTACCTGCGGACCGTGCAGGACTGGCAGATCCGGCCGAAACTGCGGCCCGTCCCGGGCGTGGCCGAAGTGAACTCCTGGGGTGGGTTTGAAAAGCAATATCAGGTCCGAGTCAATCCGGACCGCTTGTACAAGTACGGCCTGACGTTCGACCAGACGGTCGAGGCGGTCGCCCGGAACAACAAAAACGTCGGCGGCGGGAGTATCCGACAAAACAGCCAGTCGTTCATCGTGCAGGGCCAGGGTCGGACGGCGAACGAGGAAGAGATTAGCGACATCGTCGTAGCCGCGAAGGACGGCGTCCCGGTCCGCGTCCGCGACGTGGCGGTCGTGTCGGTCGGGCACGAGTTGCGACGGGGCTCGGCGACGGCGAACGGCCGCGGCGAGGTCGTCCTGGGGCTCTGCTTCCTGACGACCGGGGAAAACAGCAAAACCGTCAGTACCGCCTTGCGGCAAAAGCTCGACGAGATCGGCCCGACTCTACCGCCGGACGTGGAAGTCCGGGTGGTGTACGACCGCACCGAACTCGTGGACATGGTCATCGACACGGTCCGCAAGAACCTGTTCGAGGGTGGGTTGCTCGTGGTCGCGGTCTTGTTCGCGTTCCTCGGAAACCTCCGCGCGGCCGCCATCGTCGCCCTGGCAATCCCCCTGTGTATGTTGTTCGCGTTCTCCGGCATGCTCCGCTTCGGCATCGCGGCCAGTCTACTTAGCCTGGGGGCAATCGACTTTGGGATGGTCGTCGACAGTTCGGTGGTGATGATCGAAAACTGCGTCCGCCGGATCGCTCACGAACCCGACCGGCCGAAACTCGATGTCGTCCGCGACGCGGCCGTGGAGGTCCGGCGGCCGACGCTCTTCGGCGAACTCATCATCATGATCGTCTACCTTCCAATCCTGACGTTGGAGGGGACATCAGGTAAGCTGTTCCGCCCGATGGCCCTGACGGTCCTCTTTGCCTTGGCAGGGAGCATGGTCCTGTCCATGACCCTAATGCCGGTCCTGGCCAGTCTCGTGCTGCCGCGGCGAATCCGGGAGACCCAACCGCTCTTGAGC encodes the following:
- a CDS encoding efflux RND transporter periplasmic adaptor subunit; its protein translation is MGFDSNRAAPRPGAPEPRLTRLWAHARGALSTLTVTSMLGGLAYWGHASEWTFAVSPVPPKSDDKPVTPAAVWTTKVVQRPDTSEGTGPSFFGGPVESPDDVWGAVTGPVAVVGRDWLRVRTALAVRPRSVGDTPCLARTVQVCFPTAEDAEKIGIEVVPVGRGGVVEAIPAAGVIDFDVARTTRLPARARGTVRAVFKGLGDRVRPGDVLALVDAADVGKAKAELLQALVQLRLRSRMKNNLAGVEGVVSGQRQREAAAAVTDAEVRVRTAEQALVNLGLPARADALKELDTGEAMKRLRFLGLPDGITTAVESTGSANLLPVVATTSGTILAASAVAGEITDPTRPLFTVTDTGVADVTLFLSPADVPLVRLGMPVHFTPDGLTDTFVGTLAWIGTAADERSRRVPIRGEFDNADGRLRDSALGCGKVVLRTEPFAVLVPADAVRTEGDCQYVFVRDPGETVAYSARPVLLGAADGHGSVEVITGVRPGEFVVTKGSTFLGGELQTTLANQSTGGGR
- a CDS encoding efflux RND transporter periplasmic adaptor subunit; translated protein: MSTHVQRDRSQPSRMVPTASAPARPSNLWLHRIGRLLRIGVSLGLTALCVGGVVFVGLATDWGVPRLSKLTGDDEPAVKDWCAEHGVPEVSCVECKPDLLPRPAPQGWCAAHGVFECPIEHPEVAHTATPTPSDGARERAERALAYAPRSENNSACKLHERRIQFPSREAFERLTIGLAPATLGPVSEGVVAPGEVSYDPVRVARVGPRAAGVVWRADRWTGDRVRRGDVVALVDAADIGHAKAEFIQAIVAEDLKTKMRDSLASSPGTILRKDVEAAEGAVAEAHVRLALAEQGLLNLGLAVPPAYRAIPVGDLAAKIQYLGIPQSLVGDVAAHTRSSNLLPVTAPFDGVIISRSTGPGETADPKGVLYTIADTSTVWLTANTRPEDADRVKMGQPVRFRQQGRPDIWTGTVAWVSPVVDPATRTVPVRVSLPNPDGQLKAKTYGTAEIIQRDEPHALLVPSAAVHSEGDCRVVFVRDRNFESSEYKVFHVRTVRVGAKTETQTEIAAGLLPGEVVATTGSGVLRAELLRATIHADEELTTKR